The following proteins are co-located in the Clostridiales bacterium genome:
- a CDS encoding copper amine oxidase N-terminal domain-containing protein, translating into MAKRIGAIVMALVVTLSFQAAACQKDGVVYAEEKKEISIIIDGTALIFSGDDGMGIPFIDNAGRVQVPIRKALEKIGATVSFETDPGSGERNILISKDKSVIKLIAEDQIMRVNKDTLYQLDAAPHIIEGRTYMPIRAVSEVLGYSVSWDGAAKTVRIEENQDTPLPQPAITPVGQFELPQYKVKEGDKPEIIVNHGYIYYLGENNDIMQTSFADLTKTKTIYHSMGWINNLFNDENGVARLYFHTEGASMGTPHQFALNPDGSLRELNGSREYAGEVYSTGGKTFAFRELKMGQDSRLEMKAEDGTYVNLGGRENYYDYKSEMDGYSGRPGVYLAGDELYLLAQPFSGDAGKAVYRVNIKTDEAVRITDQASGLQIEGNYLYYNTDKEIMKRNLQDGTEVSLYNFNNSATNFASDFAVLNGKLYLSDRNRMFITAGGEGIAASSSEGTAASIPAESPIIFCSNMALRGDKGEQYLICDIGKNPAKENGVASQWMWVYDKNGKLIMEREGDIRLNSVSIEGDNICYYNNTTNRINVEKLK; encoded by the coding sequence ATGGCAAAGCGTATTGGAGCCATAGTAATGGCATTGGTTGTAACATTATCTTTTCAGGCGGCGGCCTGTCAAAAAGATGGTGTGGTTTATGCAGAAGAAAAGAAGGAAATCAGCATTATCATTGATGGGACAGCGCTGATTTTTTCCGGCGACGACGGGATGGGAATTCCCTTTATTGACAATGCGGGCAGAGTACAGGTGCCCATAAGAAAAGCGCTGGAGAAAATTGGGGCCACGGTCTCATTTGAGACAGATCCGGGCTCTGGGGAACGAAACATTCTCATATCTAAAGATAAAAGCGTCATCAAGCTGATCGCTGAAGACCAGATTATGCGAGTCAACAAAGACACGTTATACCAGCTCGATGCGGCTCCGCACATCATTGAGGGCAGAACCTATATGCCCATCCGTGCGGTGTCTGAGGTTCTTGGGTATTCGGTTTCCTGGGATGGGGCAGCCAAGACGGTACGCATAGAGGAAAATCAGGATACGCCGTTGCCTCAGCCTGCGATTACGCCTGTAGGTCAGTTTGAACTTCCCCAGTACAAAGTCAAGGAGGGAGATAAGCCCGAGATCATCGTAAACCATGGCTACATCTACTACCTTGGTGAGAATAACGACATCATGCAGACGTCCTTTGCCGATCTGACGAAAACGAAAACGATTTATCATAGCATGGGATGGATCAACAATCTTTTTAACGACGAAAATGGTGTGGCGAGGCTATACTTTCATACGGAGGGCGCGTCCATGGGAACCCCTCATCAATTTGCTTTAAACCCGGACGGAAGCTTGAGGGAGCTGAATGGCAGCAGAGAATATGCAGGAGAGGTTTATTCCACAGGAGGAAAGACATTTGCCTTCCGGGAGCTGAAGATGGGACAAGATTCGCGGCTGGAGATGAAGGCGGAAGATGGTACCTATGTCAATCTGGGCGGGAGAGAAAACTACTATGATTACAAAAGTGAGATGGATGGATACAGCGGACGGCCAGGCGTATATCTCGCAGGAGATGAGCTTTACCTTCTGGCGCAGCCTTTTTCCGGGGATGCGGGAAAAGCGGTGTACCGGGTAAATATCAAGACGGACGAGGCCGTGCGCATTACCGATCAGGCATCGGGACTTCAAATTGAGGGAAATTACCTTTATTACAACACGGATAAGGAAATTATGAAAAGGAATCTCCAAGACGGCACGGAAGTATCCCTCTATAACTTTAATAATTCTGCTACGAATTTTGCTTCCGATTTTGCTGTATTAAACGGCAAGCTATATCTCTCAGACAGAAACAGGATGTTCATTACAGCAGGAGGCGAAGGGATTGCGGCTTCAAGTTCAGAAGGGACTGCAGCTTCAATTCCCGCGGAGAGCCCAATCATATTTTGCTCTAATATGGCACTGAGAGGTGATAAAGGAGAGCAATACCTGATCTGCGATATCGGAAAGAATCCTGCAAAAGAGAATGGTGTCGCAAGCCAATGGATGTGGGTTTACGACAAAAACGGCAAGCTGATCATGGAGCGGGAAGGAGATATCAGGCTCAATTCTGTTTCTATAGAAGGGGATAACATCTGCTATTATAATAATACCACCAATCGAATCAATGTTGAAAAGCTGAAGTAA
- a CDS encoding helix-turn-helix transcriptional regulator: MYQNIRNLREDKDLTQQQMADFLNITQATYSRYESGTLDIPSAILIKLSKYHNVSTDYLLGQTNNKKPYGNK, from the coding sequence ATGTATCAGAATATTAGAAATTTAAGAGAAGACAAAGATTTAACTCAACAACAAATGGCCGACTTTTTAAACATTACACAAGCTACGTACTCTCGCTATGAAAGCGGAACCTTGGACATCCCCAGTGCGATCTTGATTAAGCTGTCAAAATATCATAATGTTAGCACCGACTATTTGTTGGGACAAACCAATAACAAGAAGCCTTATGGGAATAAGTAG
- a CDS encoding DNA cytosine methyltransferase yields MSDQTSQKYSIVDLFAGAGGLSYGFLQTGRFTVKAAFEMNPNAQCTYLRNHEIDKSCMYGDVKDALLEETKQRLGQIDVVIGGPPCQGFSNANRQKNHAISLNNSLVKKFVKAVLHLEPKAFLMENVSMLQSEVHRFFVSDEDADDIEKYGISTDDSQIQLLEQEFIFNGVIDIVSDSTLIANYLWEENDYLALNVVFKNRNNEEKLKAALTKHQRRLASFSAKLIACQGNNFIIEQGRIAGNALQHYYDNNMIEGLCEAIKPSILLQRMLSKAKEIKDNTIAVGWFSVDDGLVAHVKSMSVLDYIVTILGAGCKGYTIEKGVLSAATFGVPQKRMRYVVLGVKKNIAHHLELPKGTIQNGKFRTVHDAIWDLEGVITTTDINEGNKGAHLDQAPKGMSDLGLALRDSTILRNHISTETTELALKRFKEIKQGQNFHNLPEELKKSYSDSKRTQNTIYLRLIYDEPSGTVVNVRKSMWIHPVLHRALSIREAARLQTFPDSFVFCGSKDSQYQQVGNAVPPMLARAIADHLCSYLDCGVSVTTE; encoded by the coding sequence ATGAGTGATCAGACATCGCAAAAATATAGTATAGTCGACTTATTTGCGGGTGCAGGCGGACTCAGTTACGGATTCCTCCAAACTGGTCGCTTTACTGTGAAAGCCGCATTTGAAATGAACCCTAATGCGCAGTGCACCTACCTTCGTAACCATGAAATTGATAAAAGTTGTATGTACGGCGACGTCAAGGATGCCCTGTTAGAAGAAACAAAGCAGCGGTTGGGGCAAATAGATGTGGTTATTGGAGGCCCACCATGTCAAGGCTTTTCTAATGCCAATCGACAAAAGAATCATGCGATAAGCCTTAATAACTCTCTTGTAAAGAAGTTTGTTAAAGCGGTTCTTCATTTGGAACCCAAAGCGTTTTTAATGGAAAACGTCAGCATGCTTCAATCGGAAGTTCATCGTTTTTTCGTCTCCGATGAGGATGCAGATGACATTGAAAAATATGGCATTTCCACAGACGATTCACAAATACAACTTCTTGAACAAGAGTTCATTTTTAATGGTGTAATTGACATCGTGTCGGACTCAACTTTAATTGCTAATTATCTGTGGGAAGAAAATGATTATCTGGCGCTAAATGTGGTCTTCAAAAACCGTAATAACGAGGAAAAACTCAAGGCGGCATTAACAAAGCACCAGCGTAGACTGGCTTCTTTTTCTGCAAAGTTGATTGCCTGTCAGGGCAACAACTTTATTATTGAGCAGGGGCGAATTGCAGGAAATGCACTACAACATTATTATGATAACAATATGATTGAAGGACTTTGCGAAGCGATAAAGCCATCCATTTTACTTCAACGTATGCTCTCAAAAGCAAAGGAAATTAAAGATAATACCATTGCGGTTGGGTGGTTTTCTGTTGACGATGGCTTAGTGGCTCATGTCAAATCCATGTCTGTCTTAGACTATATAGTAACTATTTTAGGAGCTGGATGCAAAGGATATACCATTGAAAAAGGCGTTTTATCAGCGGCTACATTTGGTGTACCTCAGAAGCGAATGCGTTATGTAGTTTTAGGCGTAAAGAAAAACATCGCACACCATCTTGAATTACCTAAGGGAACAATTCAAAATGGAAAATTTAGAACTGTCCACGATGCCATATGGGATTTAGAGGGAGTTATTACAACAACCGATATCAATGAGGGTAACAAAGGGGCCCACTTGGATCAGGCACCTAAAGGGATGTCTGATTTAGGATTGGCATTGAGAGATTCTACTATATTACGTAACCATATATCTACTGAAACAACTGAACTTGCGCTTAAGAGATTTAAGGAAATTAAGCAGGGCCAAAATTTTCATAACCTTCCTGAAGAACTCAAGAAAAGTTATTCTGATTCCAAGCGCACACAAAATACTATATATCTTCGATTGATATATGATGAACCTTCGGGCACTGTAGTGAATGTTCGTAAATCTATGTGGATTCATCCTGTGCTACACCGAGCATTGAGTATTCGTGAAGCTGCACGTTTGCAAACATTCCCTGATAGTTTTGTGTTTTGTGGGTCCAAAGATTCCCAATATCAGCAAGTAGGAAATGCGGTGCCGCCTATGCTTGCTAGAGCGATTGCAGATCATCTGTGTAGCTATTTGGATTGTGGTGTATCAGTAACTACGGAGTAG
- a CDS encoding AIPR family protein, whose translation MEAQDFRKDFLEDIKADALATGEGSCASFVSSFARYLQESEYLMDFTSSYFEGTGKQNRKLRVDGYAYDEFDKTMTLIIADYDVSDDMRTLAKTQAGQLQNRLIYFIDNALNTQLHRNVEMSRPCSDLVDLLREKRKEIRKYQLLILTTAGISSTIKILESDDVDGVPSECQIWDIDRLFQLCGSDTGRHIIEINFKDHSEKGIPCLEASGTATDDFKSYLCIIPGIMLADIYDKYGSSLLEGNVRSFLSTKVAVNKKIRTTILQQPERFFAYNNGISATAMDVQIEHTEQGLFLVSAQDFQIINGGQTTASLSSARYNYKDKANLGAIFVQMKLTVIERTLEEDDATTLVQNISRSSNSQNKVSDADFFSTHPFHVQMERCSLRLGARGTGGLQFETKWFYERARGQYLQKQMRMSPSEKKKFLLQNPKDQLITKTDLAKVRNTWEGLPHIVSKGAQANFTEFAQKISDAWDKDEGLLFGDKYFQESVALCLVFRYTETMIPHQPWYQQGYRANIVTYSMAILHKLIQMQFHKKDLDLIGIWTRQNVPVAVQNVLIELSAYVYNKLTDPKRGVENVTQWCKREGCWSSVQNIEYKLPSEICDCLVGQESMRTVVRDAKADRRVEMDADAMTKVVEIPPAQWRNAMDFAASKQMITPEEHMALRIACQLPLKVPTPAQSKKLVALLGRLYEEGFKL comes from the coding sequence GCGACCGGTGAGGGTTCTTGCGCTTCTTTTGTCAGCTCATTTGCCCGTTATTTGCAGGAATCCGAATATCTCATGGACTTTACCTCATCGTACTTCGAAGGAACAGGAAAGCAGAATCGCAAACTGCGTGTAGATGGATATGCCTACGATGAATTTGACAAGACCATGACCTTGATTATTGCAGACTATGACGTATCTGATGATATGCGCACCCTTGCGAAAACACAGGCAGGTCAGTTGCAAAACCGGCTGATTTATTTTATTGATAATGCTCTTAATACCCAACTTCATCGAAATGTAGAGATGAGTCGCCCGTGTTCAGACTTAGTTGACCTGTTGCGTGAAAAACGTAAGGAAATCCGCAAATACCAGCTGTTAATTCTTACAACAGCTGGTATTAGCTCAACTATCAAAATACTTGAATCTGATGATGTTGACGGTGTTCCCTCGGAGTGTCAGATTTGGGACATTGATCGTCTGTTTCAGCTTTGCGGCTCTGACACTGGACGTCATATCATAGAGATCAACTTTAAAGATCACTCTGAAAAGGGCATTCCCTGCTTGGAAGCGAGTGGCACTGCTACCGATGACTTCAAAAGCTATCTATGTATTATACCAGGTATCATGCTTGCAGATATCTATGATAAATATGGTAGTTCGTTGTTGGAAGGCAACGTCCGCTCATTTCTCTCTACAAAGGTGGCGGTAAACAAGAAGATACGCACCACTATCTTGCAACAGCCAGAACGGTTCTTCGCTTACAATAATGGAATATCGGCAACCGCAATGGATGTACAAATTGAGCATACTGAGCAAGGCCTGTTTCTTGTGTCAGCACAGGATTTTCAAATAATTAACGGAGGACAAACAACAGCTTCTCTCTCAAGTGCAAGGTATAACTATAAGGATAAAGCGAATCTGGGAGCAATTTTTGTACAGATGAAGCTGACTGTGATTGAACGTACTCTGGAGGAGGATGACGCAACCACGCTGGTTCAGAATATCTCTCGATCTTCAAATAGCCAAAATAAAGTTAGTGATGCGGACTTCTTCTCTACCCATCCCTTCCATGTTCAGATGGAGCGTTGTTCTCTCCGTTTAGGTGCAAGAGGTACTGGCGGACTGCAGTTTGAAACCAAGTGGTTTTATGAAAGGGCACGTGGCCAATATCTCCAGAAGCAAATGCGCATGAGCCCCAGTGAAAAGAAGAAATTTTTATTGCAAAACCCCAAAGATCAACTCATTACTAAAACTGATCTTGCAAAAGTGCGCAACACTTGGGAGGGATTACCACATATCGTCAGCAAGGGGGCGCAGGCCAATTTTACAGAGTTTGCGCAAAAAATTAGTGATGCATGGGACAAGGACGAAGGATTGCTTTTCGGAGACAAATATTTTCAGGAATCCGTTGCGCTATGCCTGGTTTTTAGGTATACTGAAACGATGATACCGCATCAGCCATGGTATCAACAGGGGTATAGAGCGAACATTGTGACGTACTCTATGGCTATTCTGCATAAACTAATACAGATGCAGTTTCACAAGAAAGACTTAGATCTAATTGGAATCTGGACTCGGCAAAATGTTCCGGTTGCAGTACAGAATGTACTTATAGAATTATCAGCGTATGTATATAACAAACTAACGGATCCAAAACGTGGCGTAGAAAATGTAACCCAATGGTGTAAACGTGAGGGCTGCTGGAGTAGTGTTCAAAATATTGAATACAAATTGCCAAGTGAAATTTGTGATTGTTTAGTTGGGCAGGAATCGATGAGGACTGTCGTGAGAGATGCGAAAGCGGACCGGCGTGTTGAAATGGATGCTGACGCAATGACAAAGGTAGTAGAAATTCCCCCAGCCCAATGGCGTAACGCAATGGATTTTGCCGCAAGCAAACAGATGATTACACCGGAAGAACATATGGCGTTGCGCATCGCCTGTCAGCTACCGTTAAAAGTTCCAACACCGGCACAGAGCAAAAAGCTTGTTGCATTATTGGGGAGATTATATGAGGAGGGATTCAAGCTATGA